From the Haemophilus parainfluenzae genome, the window TGTACAGGTTCAGCATTATTGGCTTGTACGGGGAGATTAGATAGTTTAAAAGCGACTTCTAATAAAAAATCTTTTGAATGGGTAAAACAATGTTGTCAAGCTGTAAAATGGGAACCCGTTGCAAGATGGGTGAAAGATGGCAAGTTTTACACTTCATCAGGCGTTTCTGCTGGTATGGATATGGCGCTTGGGTTTATTGCTGATTATTATGGCAATGACTTGGCTCAAGACATTGCTAACCACACCGAATATCATTGGCAAAAAGATCCTAGTGTAGATAATTTTGCTCGAATCTATGGATATAAATAATAGATTTAGTTT encodes:
- a CDS encoding DJ-1/PfpI family protein, whose translation is MDIYCLIFDDYETLDLMGPVEFLARVPNVKLHYVSQVGGLIRSKQGFYIETEKLEHLLPHSVLLVVGGQGTRQLVNDEQFINQLGKWIDESEVCLSVCTGSALLACTGRLDSLKATSNKKSFEWVKQCCQAVKWEPVARWVKDGKFYTSSGVSAGMDMALGFIADYYGNDLAQDIANHTEYHWQKDPSVDNFARIYGYK